In the genome of Carassius carassius chromosome 12, fCarCar2.1, whole genome shotgun sequence, the window CCCCTGTCTTCCATCCCCTCAGTGACGCTCCTGTGTGGTCTACAAAATCCCCTCACGAACAGCTATATATTCTAGCTTTTGGGGATGCCAGATAACGTGGACTGGGAGAGCTCTGCATCTTCATCATCACCATCCTCAAAACTGCTGCTGCTGTCTTACACAACTGTCATTATCTTGTTGAAcactttatcattttcatttttctttttcacccatgAAAAAGTGGCTTGTTTCCCCTCCCATGATGAACAGACTCGTCCTGACGTCATCCacgctgctgctgttgctgtgtgTCTGGGTCAACTTGAGTCAAAGCAGTAAGTATAACCAACTTTTCTTAGACAATCTCTTTGGTTGTTCATTGCTTTGAGTTTCCAAGGCTCCTCCTGAAATGTAACcacatgcattttaataatttagaatTTAAATGGTTGCATTCGCCATATAGCAGAGACGCTGCCATGTTTAATAATCAGGAATTTTGCAGTTGGTTTGATGACTTAACTGATATGATGGATTTATGTCTTAACTTATACAGTAACTGTTTAACTAAAAAATAATCTGACAGTTTATTTGAGCATCACTGACATGATATGGTTTTGATTTCTGTAATAGTACTAATAATCTGAATGTGCTAAAACTACcaggtttatatatttatcatcaataaatccaatttgttacattttaactaattttatatttcttattcCACTTCTAGCCAGATCTTAACCGTTCATACATTTTAACTGAACAGATTCATACTGATTCTAAACAactgtaataaattaatttagaatttttttctaaatataaattaaaataaagcctTTGCTAATAGTTAATAATATAACTATGGCATGTCTTTTTGAGTGCATCGCCACTACTTATTAATGTATTACAAATATgcatattatgtttattattgtttatgttaatAAGACCAATAAGGTCAGATTCAAAtacattgtttaataataattaaaaaaaaagaaagtttatatttatgcatatagCAGGAGCTTTTGTTCAAAAGTGacttaaaatagataacatttttTCAGAGTCAACAATATTAATAGTATACACTCCCAAGTTTATTGCCAGGAAAATGAGCACATGAATGTATATTTGAATAAAGATATGGGTCAGGGTAGTtggtcaagtgtcataaaaccACATGAACTGAGAGTTTGTCTTGTGTTAAGGTCCAGTGAGGTGCTGTACCAAATATTCATCACTGCCGTTTCCTTTCCTCCGACTGAAAGACTTCACTCGACAGGACGCCACCATGACTTGCAACATAGAGGCTGTCATGTGAGGAGCAACACTGGTTTTgtcttaaataaatattttattaatgtttatgtaaGGAAACAAGCTGTAATATTGGTAATATTTAATCTAGAATATTCTCTCTCTTGTAGTTTTACTACTGTGAAGAACAGACAGGTCTGTGCTAACCCTGATGATCTATGGGTTCAGAATGCCATCATGCATATCCAGTGAGTTCAGCATGACACACACTTAATGTCTCTTAGCAATGACAATGAGCACAAGGCTTAAAGTGGCTATAGTGAATGACTAAACTGCAAGTATATTACTGACCCAGTGTAAAGTTTTGTAATGTGCAGTGTCATACATCTCCATATGCTGAATATACTGGTAAATTTGAATGAGCTAAAGATAAAACTTGAGAATCTTCTCCTAAGGGTTTTATTTAATTGTCTTGCAGGAACACAAAAAAGTCATCATAATGTGGACACAATCAAACCGGCTTAAACTGAACAAATGAACAGAAACAGAAATCCTTCAATATGATGTAttgtttaaaatctatttttataatttataaattgtttTGACAGCAACActgttgtttgtttggttttgtctGCAACATTTCCAGTTGACACTATGTGAATTTGTGCACAAATTTGTTGTAAGTTGTGGCCTTGTGGTTAGAgaatttgactcctaaccctaaggttgtgggtttgagtctcgggccagcaatatcACGACtaagatgcccttgagcaaggcaccgaacccccaactgctccctgggtgccgcagtataaatgactgcccactgctccaggtgtgtgttcatggtgtttgtgtgttcattgctgtgtgtgtgtgtgtgtgtgcactttgaatgggttaaatgccgAGCACGATTCCGGAGTAtgcgtcaccatacttggctgtatgtcacttcacaatATTGTATGCTCATAAGGCTGCTCTGGCATAACAGCACActaaacaaaatatttcaatgtTCAGTAAACCTGGGCAAATGAATATTTGTGAGCACATAGTAGACAGCAGGTGGCAGTATGTGCCCAAAACCCAGCTGCAGCCCCAAAATACACATAAAATCCTCAATATTTTGAATTGGACATTTATTAAGAGCTTGTAAAAGCATTAATAGTAATTCATCAAATGCATCCTCCTTTTAAGTGATCAGGGTGTTAAAAATTATGTTGTCAAGACAGCTGCATTTGTCTTGTCTGATTCACTTTCTGTCATCCGTTGCTCAGGTGGAACGCCAACATACAACAACAGCTCATCATTATTTGATTGTGCTTAGGTTTTTGGTACCCGTGTGTAATTATACGTTTTTTTTCAACATGAAGCATATCTTTTTCAGATTTTTCTAAAGCAATTTACACTTAATGCATTGCTGAAGTCAACATTTTTGTAAACAGCCATGCAGTCATGCTATTATTCTTGTGAATATGTTCCAATGTGAGTTCTGCAAAGCCACTTGATCGTATTTTTGACTATAATTTAATTTCCTCAAATGGCAAGTCAGTGTGCTTAAAACTCCTGCTTTTCTATCTTTCTCCCGTATTTTGGCTGAGGCTGAATATGACCTCCAGGGTGACAAATCCAAACTGGAGAGAGCTGCTGCACATATCTAACTTCCTTCTTTTTATGAAAGGAGAACACAAGTTCCTCTTTCATTGAGCATGTACAAATTCCCCCAGAACGAGATATCCAGTCAGCAAGTTTCTGTTGTAATATAAACCCTTACACAATGATCACGACCCTGTGCACCACACAAAGTTGAGTGATCTTACATGGAAGCATGTGGAAGATTAAAAGCAATTGCCATTTCAGTATTTGCCTTTCATAGTTGCACATTAAAGTCCCTATCCACTGAAGTGAAATTTCCTCTCTTATTTAGCATTAAAAAAGCAATTTCTCACTTTCATGCAGAAATAAAGCTACAAAAGCTATCACTGGGGCAGTAGGTATTCAAGAGAAACTTTTGGGAGCAAACGCAACAGCAgtgaatataaatttttaatcTCTTATTTTATCTTCAGTCTGACTTAAAGGAGCAAACTCTTCTTGAACTTATGCTACGAGAAGATTAAAAACATATGCAATCATgcaatgttttgttttagttcaAACCAATAATTTGGAGCGTGTAAAAAGGGCCTGGTCATTTGATTTTTGATCAATCACTTTCTTTCTAGATATGACAGCTGCAAATGTAGGCCTATAGGACATTGAAATGAGTTTACCTCCTGAGCTATTTATATATATCTGATTTATTAATGGGATGTtcttatatacctttcagcaaaTAGATCTGTATTCTGGGTACAGTGGCCAAATTGGACTTGTGTTCATAAAAATTCTTATAACCATCCTCCATCTTCTCTGAAGATACGCGTAATAactttcatttaataataaatatggtaATCTGGTTAAGAACTAGATATTGTTCTACATAACCTTTAGATTAAACCCATACAGAAAggtaatatattaacatatatgtGAGACActattaaatatattgaaatatattcaaaaattgCATAGAACATAAATCTGatattgtgtgttttattatgtttttgttaaattatattcATGCCTCACATGGTGTATTTTAATCATtgcatttttgcaatgcagtcaAATTTTATTTCTACACTATATGTTTtaaagttattatatatatatataactgactTCAAACAATGTTTTGCTATGCTTTCATATTCTCATTAAATTTACAGTTTGATGTAGGCCTACTATCCATTTAACCAATACTTGATCAAGTTTCAGGACATTATATCTgacttttatttactatttatgtaAAGGCTGGTAACTTTGATGTGTTTTAATGGGCACGCGTGTTGCAAATCCAATCATGCCAAACTATGAGCAACAATCACATGCTGCTCTGCGCAGTGTAAGAGCACTAAAGAGGGCCCTGAAGGACCTGGACAGTATCTTGCCCCAAGCTTAGCTGAGGGCTTGAAAAAATAATTCCCACAAGCGAGGTTAAACAGATAGAATCGgtgcctgcagggcagggacgtCTAAGTTACAGAATCTGGCAAAAGTGGACGGCGACAACCAGCCATGGCTGAAGAGATCTCACTGATAGAAATGCCACTGGACCGCACATGAGGAGGCCATTCCCCTTGTGGAGTGGGCTCTCACAACAACAGGACATTCCAATCCTTCAGATGCGTAAGCCAAAGCTATTGCATCAAAAGAGCCGCGTCTATGCACTTAGTAAAAGTGCGCTGGGCCAGGGACAGTCCAAACGGAAGGACTGCATGCTGATAGGCTACTCCCTTGAACGCAAACAGCGAGTCAGGCTTTTTCAGCTGCTATTTCCTTGTCCCAAAGAGAGACAGTGGGCTCAGACCCATTGTAGATCTCAGACATCTGAACAGCTTGCTTATGTGCCGGTCATTCAAAATGATGATGATCAAGAAGATTGTCATCCATATTGACCCCTAGGACTGGTttttgaaagatgcttactttcacatccacatAGCCCCCCTCACACACCGTTTTTGAGATTTGCGTTTGAGGGAGTGGCATATCAGTATGCAGTCTTTCCTTTTAGTCTGACCCTGGCCCCACAACCTTTTACGAAGTGCATAGACGTGGCTCTTTCCACTCTCAGGCAGATGGGAATCTGAGTATTGAACTACCTACATGATTGGCTTGTTCTAG includes:
- the LOC132154655 gene encoding monocyte chemotactic protein 1B-like codes for the protein MKKWLVSPPMMNRLVLTSSTLLLLLCVWVNLSQSSPVRCCTKYSSLPFPFLRLKDFTRQDATMTCNIEAVIFTTVKNRQVCANPDDLWVQNAIMHIQNTKKSS